The Salvelinus alpinus chromosome 25, SLU_Salpinus.1, whole genome shotgun sequence genomic sequence tacaaccacattcatattgaatcaatttggactgtctgactttggtttacctattgccttgcagtgtctggcagcactgtgttcctgttagagccaccagcacaagcaccagacgatgctgatccagtgagtactccatcaaaggcatactgtaggcctggcatgtcttgtctactgtctactgtctactgcttcaatatgaatccgattaaatgtgatagggtgaaggccccagtgcagcagcaacagcacatgatggagacgatgatgaggaggagaccatctctctggattccagaaggcatgaggtatcatgttaagactgtgaaagtactatttactctacaatggtgaggagtcctcatcaaaatcaaaaaatctaatttcttttacaggacccagatgctatacagtgggaaaaccagcctggcaacatagtgcgtattaataaaaggacaccacatcctgccaaattccagctgcgctaattgtattgtgttcacagagctcacaagctatcagaaagttgtatggcaaccacctccggcgccaaatagaactggcagacatagacattcagtacaagaagaaaaagatggaaaatcttgcactggagtccgaaataaaaaagagggcaattaggaaactggaccttgaaataaaaaaacttgagagggaggtgagatatgccttcaatgtacactgtatgctaactgtaacacaaatgtattaatcattatttttctttcctcccccagctccaagaagatgacacagctcaaaataaaaattaggtatattctcgtaaagtcaagtgagccatgacatatgagctcttattgtgagcacacaggacggtggcatctttctaaggttttttttattttcccagcaatcagtacaaccaagtcatcgttataaggcatcgccctcttttgcccacccccccagcaccaggtgtggccactagcctatatgaaggcccaaaattgtgtgttcctttctgctctgacaatggcatgcccattcgtgcgagatgtggtggatgaagaagcacttgtgctgaggagagccttcaggcgagaaagggtcttcagggaccggttggacccactggccttccctgatgaccatctatatgaaagatacaggttttctgcagatggcatcaggtatctatgcagactactgggtcccaggattaagcaccgcactgcacggagccatgcactgagtgtggagcaaatggtttgtgtggccttgcgcttttttgctagtggagccttcctgtactcagtgggggatgcagaacagctgaacaaggccacaatttgccgcacaataaggagtgtgtgtctagctatcaaagcattagcagatgtcttcatctccttccctggccacagaagactctgtgacatcaaagaggagttctataggattgcaggtaagaggatctacaaattacaggacaactgttaacacatagtaggatactcattactttgtgtgacaggtttccccaatgtcattggtgcagtggactgcacacacataaggataaaagccccctcaggtgcccatgaggccgattttgtgaataggaaatcctttcacagcattaatgttcaggtgaacataactttttgatattgtccattgacgaacactctgcattgccagtgatgtgcattgattggtgtaatattcctcatcttatgatttcagatggtctgcaatgctgactgtgtgatcagcaatgttgtggcaaaatggcctggctcagtccatgactccagaatctttcgggcctctgaaatctatcagtgcctatcacaaggtaagccacacaacccctatttataaccatcatggctgtgtcaagaatatcactgtgtttatgaggtagtaatgatgagattttgtgttgacaggtgaattctctggtgtgttgctgggagacagggggtatggctgccagccttttctcctgacacctttcacagacccccaggaagcacagcaggcctacaaccatgcccatgccaggaccagggccagagttgaaatgacctttggcctcctgaaggcacgctttcactgccttcacaaattaagggtcagccctgttagggcatgtgatattactgtggcttgtgctgtcctccacaatgtggcctgcctgaggaaggagagggcccccagagtgccaccagccatggactgggacaatccggcaatcttccctgatgacgacagtggtcggctgctgagggaccaatatgtgttgaattattttagttagtatgtgtgctttcaattttggttaaatatgtcctgcggtggcagaggaatttgggtttttttgggttcgttttttgacgaatttggcctcttatgatgtttgtgcggtatactgtgtgtaatacaaggctgcagggaggctactgcatccattcatttgtctgttcagttgatgtgtatggatttgtcctgcatttattttagtgtgcagacatgcagggtgtgttatatacagacctttgaatgtgtatgtatcattttgtataatatgcttggattctgtgctttccatcttgtagagtcactgtgacttcagtttcgaaaggagctgatggtttacctgctttgttttgtccttattcaataaaggaacataatgttacacattgtgtttttatattcatatggaatgtgtatttgtttatatgacagagtactagggccacactgaagaaaaaggataaagtcatacatttatgaggctggttctttctgcagaaaagctacatattgtttttacagttttgatacttatgacaatgtgatacttaatattctggcacatcagcatgtctttgtttatgaaaccatactgaagtacaatttcacgaaatgccccacatctgtcattttaacaactgtcctcctttaaaacaactggttacaatattatgacttgtgtttttttcccctctgtggccctaatattctatcattttatatatagccttatagtctatgggaaactgtaaattatctaatgatagcaacatcatctaaaaatcattttttatccaaaatcattgaaattaatgatcacaaacgtttaaataataacagtgggtctagttatatgtgataacaatgtatagtgagcagtgaaataactattggtttccatttgtggtgactgctgactgacattagggatgagattaaatagatcctggaatttagcctggtctggagcaggctagctccacagaataaatctccatggtaatttataccataacatatcctcctgccccctatccatctttagtgcaaccggattacggatcaattgagccaggatcaccaagatatcctggcttaatcccttatcctagttttgtgcaacaggcccctggactGCGGATGcttttttgtaaaaaataaatatattattcTATAGGCCTCTTTACTCTGGTAGTGGTATATTACACACTACATCCACACATTTAGCGACAGTCAATGTATTAATGCTATGTAAAGAAAATTTAAAATGATAATGGTAATGAAAtgaattttaaaaatatattaaaGTAATGAAAAATTAAGAGAATGtataattataattttttctATGTTCTTGTTTTGGTGTTTGCTGGTTATGTTATGTTTTATGTTACCTTGTTTCTTTTTGGAATTCAAATATATCTACATACTATGTACAATTTGTTAATGATGTTGACCTGAAACAAGGAAAattatatcatatatatataaacacagatAAAAGGGGGGGTATTTATACCCAGTCTCATCATTGTAAGAAAATATAATTCGAAATCATGTAACTCGTGACTGTCACGTGATCTAAACAGGGGCGTGGTTATATAATAACTCGTGAGTTTGCAGCGTTGACAGTGCAGTCAGACCTTTTGCAAACATTGGTCAGGATGATTTATAAATTATCTTTTGCTATCGCATTGTGTTTTAGTTTGTGTTTTGATCTCTGTATTGCCGAGAGCTACGTTTTGGATgataaagttggattaggaagaACGTTTGACGGCATTGGTGGTTTGAGTGGTGGAGGGGTAAGTAACTTATCCTAGTTGCTAATACTAGGCTAGTAGCTACTTCCTGGTTCGGCTGTACTGTGAACCAATCAATGAAACGAGTGCGTTGCAATCTAAATAGTTTTGTCACTTTTCTGCCACCTTTCCCTGTTCGTTTTAGGCAACATCTCGTCTACTTGTCAATTATGCAGAACCCTACCGAAGCCAGATATTGGACTACCTCTTCAAGGTAGCTGCTACAACTGTATACATTCTTATGTTAGGTCTGAATTCCTCTCATTTCATGCAAGGTAGCCAGCCAGTAATCTTATCTTGGTGTGCGATCCATAACAGTATGTAACTGTTATTTGCTGTCTGTAGCCAAACTTTGGGGCTTCTCTACACATCCTGAAAGTGGAGATTGGAGGTGATGCCCAAACCACAGGTAAATGTGGAAAATGTActttatggtgcactactttgaccaagaCTATTttgggattagggtgccatttgggaagcattcTTTGTGTTTTATCAAGTATGACACAGGCCGAGAGTGGCTTTGAGTTACGAATGTAATGTTAACTGAAGACTACATGTCAATTCTGTTTTTCCACCTAGATGGAACGGAACCCTCTCACATGCACTATGAAAACGATGAAAACTTCTTCCGGGGCTATGAATGGTGGCTGATGAGAGAAGCCAAGAAGAGGAACCCCAACATCACGCTCATAGGTGAGGCTGAAGGAGCAGTAGACACCTTTCATTGCCGCCGTACCCTTTCATCCCTGTATCAAACTAGAACACAAGACGGTTGGAAATATCTGCGACGATTCGACAGGTAAGCGTCAGGTGTGGTCTCTCTAACAATAGTTTCTGTTCATGTTTCCTTTTGTAACTGCAGGCTTGCCATGGGCCTTCCCGGGTTGGGTTGGACATGGGAAGAACTGGCCGTATGACTTCCCTGATATAACTGCATCCTACGTGGTGTCGTGGATCTTAGGAGCCAAACACTACCATGACCTGGATATTGATTATGTTGGGGTGTGTATTCAATTCATTTTTGTGCGTTGTGTATTGACAATATTGTAATTGGGTACAGACATGATGTATTCACTTACTCTACCCACCTGTTTAAAGTTCTGCTGTTGATGTTTTTATACCTAATATAGATTTGGAATGAACGGAACTTCGACAGCAAGTACATCAAGGTTGGTGTTGTCATGTTTTCTGTTCATATTTTACCAGCCATTACCATTACACAATGTGCAATGTCTTAGAAGAAAAAGATGACAAAAAAACTGCCACCAACATTTGTTTTTTACTGTTGCAGCCATTAGTTAATTTATGTTACCGGTGGCCAGTGGCACCTAAAttgaggaggatgggctcatcgtaatggctggaatggaatggtatcaaaggACTGGTAtccaacacatggtttccatgtggttgatacatTCCAGTGACTCCATTCCAGTTATTATTCTGAACTGTCCtcacctcagcagcctcctgtgatttaGGGCtattggcagagagagagagacagacaattgTTCATCCAAATCCGATCAAGATCAGCTGTTTGCATCTGAGAGCATATCATTTGTTACTAAGGTGCTCCGAGACACATTGGATAAAGTTGGCCTAACCGGTGTGGGCATCATCGCAGCAGACGGCAACTGGGATGTTTCCAATGCCATGGGTGTAGACCCGTACCTCAACGACGCTGTTGAGGTAGTAGGGTAAGTAAGGGACAACATGGACCACAGCTTGCACTGAAGTGACACAAAACAGCCTTTGCAACTCCGGCTCACAGCAAATCACTCGGTTTCCTCCATGACATGGTATTTCTCACACGAAGCTGACTAATGTCACAGGTGTAGTCAATAGCATTCTGTGGGTCTAGAAATGCAATGATCATGCTAAACAAACATGCTCTCAGATGCTTTTGCACTAAAGTATAAAGTTAAAGAACGTGGTATCATTAAACCCAGATGCCAGTCAAGGTGAATGAGGAACTGAACACACGGGGGTTTACTGTAATAGAGTATGGGTTCTCCATGGGTGTGTCTCGCCTTTCAGTTCCCTGGATCTGGTATGTTTGCGTCTGTCACGAGTTAGTTATACCACTCTACGATTTTAGAACACTTGGCACGCAATAAGGAAGTCTGCGTGCCACCTTTCGTAACTTTGATTGCGCTGTTGTCAGACAAAGCTGAATGTTGGTGgctgttttttttcttttaatGCCTGAGCGGTCAGAAGAGAGATGTCTTAACACAATTACTCCTGATCAATTAAAATTTTGTTTGAGGTGATACTTCAGGATTACTTCcctagagtcagatgaactcgtgggtactatttttatgtctctgcgtgcagtttgaaggaagttgctaactagcgttagcccaatgactggaagtctatggtaagtactagtagataccatagatttccagtcattgcgctaacgctactTAGCATTGGCTTGCAAAATTAcctttaacttccttcatactggatgcagagacatacaaatgttaTCCATgatttcatctgactctggggaagtagataaagagcTTCATTGCCATAATCCCAAAGTATCACTAAGTGATTGTCAGTACACCAGTACCAATTCAAATAAATTCCTCATTATTCTTCTGCATATCTGAATAATCTTATGTAGTGCATATATTTATGACAGTCTCAAACCACAGCAATATCAGGAGTTGATTCCATACTAATAGAGAATGTGCACACTCTAGTATGCAAGCTACGTTTATTGCTTGACATTGGCACATGTTAAAGTAAAAGGGCAATGTAGTCAATTGTCCTGACTGGTTCTTCAATACAGGATCACCTTTTCACTCGCCTCTCTTTCTGACTGTCACTGGTTAGCTGCTGCGGtacactctggataagagtggtTTGGAGAGGGTCAGAATCATAGCAAGTGATAACCTTTGGCAGCCCATAACCTATTCATTGTGTGTCGATCAAGAGCTGGCCGACGCAGTAGACGTGATAGGGTAGGAGAGTTTCTACTTTGTTTCTGAGTTTCTACTGTGTTACAAGAGACCACCTCTGTTCAATTTACTGCATGCGCTTCTACCATCTATGTATAAGTTATTCCTCAGAACTACCGTCTGCACACACAGTGCTTATTCTTTTAAGTGTGCCTTCGTGTTCATCACTTTTTATAATTCCATTTGTGTGGCCTGACAGGGCCCACTACCCAGGCACCACCACAGTGATGGAGGCCCTGAAGACCCAGAAGAAGCTATGGTCGTCTGAAGACTACAGCACCTTTAACGACGAGGTGGGAGGAGGCTGCTGGGCCCGGATCCTCAACCAGAACTATGTCAACGGACTCATGACTGCGTATGTAGCTAACTGTCGTAGTTACTGATTTCTACTAAAATCATAGCCTCGTGGAACCAGACTGACTCCTATGCTCACTTTTCATTTCACAACAGGATGTGAGATTGGGCTGATTTAAACAAGGCTACTAAAATCAGCTGTAGTATTGGAAGGGTGAGAGGGTAGAACTATGATCAACACAGAGATTGACCTTAAGGATTGCCCTAATGCCCGGGGTAAGTGAACTGATCTGTTGGGCTCTAAGGTTGCCCCATTGGGCAGGTGACTTCCAGTTGGTAACCTGAGAAAAGGTGCAGCTATAAGAATCTGATAGATCAGCATCCAAAACACGCAACCCTCACTCCTATAATATAATatacgcaggaagcggcgcaggtcctaatccaggcacttgtcatctcccgtctggattactgcaactcgctgttggctgggctccctgcctgtgccattaaacccctacaactcatccagaacgccgcagcccgtctggtgttcaactttcccaagttctctcacgtcaccccgctcctccgctctctccactggcttccagttgaagctcgcatccgctacaagaccatggtgcttgcctacggagctgtgaggggaacggcacctccgtaccttcaggctctgatcaggccctacacccaaacaagggcactgcgttcatccacctctggcctgctcgcctccctacctctgaggaagtacagttcccgctcagcccagtcaaaactgttcgctgctctggcaccccaatggtggaacaaactccctcacgacgccaggtcagcggagtcaatcaccaccttccggagacacctgaaaccccacctctttaaggaatacctaggataggataaagtaatccttctaccccccccccccccccccttaaaagagttagatgcactattgtaaagtggttgttccactggatatcataaggtgaatgcaccaatttgtaagtcgctctggataagagcgtctgctaa encodes the following:
- the LOC139553280 gene encoding myb/SANT-like DNA-binding domain-containing protein 4 isoform X1; the encoded protein is MATRAAYFSPSEAQILMEAYEEVKDIIKKKGNTATVIKQREKAWQSIADRLNALNMNGPKRTWQQVKIKYKNILQNAVKKNTHRQGTGGGSPKADLTPAEDMALELNKGRPVLEGIPGGKETSIGSSQDATRFIQVSGSTVFLLEPPAQAPDDADPGEGPSAAATAHDGDDDEEETISLDSRRHEDPDAIQWENQPGNISSQAIRKLYGNHLRRQIELADIDIQYKKKKMENLALESEIKKRAIRKLDLEIKKLEREVRYAFNVHCMLTVTQMY